The following proteins are co-located in the Maridesulfovibrio sp. genome:
- the queF gene encoding preQ(1) synthase, with protein MKTTKSQDKTESLVSLGQAGATEYNYSAPGPEILETFPNNFPGRPYIISIEFPEYTSLCPVTGQPDFATIIVEYIPDELCVESKSFKLYMGAYRNHQSFMETITNNILDHFVGRLSPLWMRVKGIFSPRGGTALHVFAEHYKKESAQYEDVREMVREWKMESSRHSA; from the coding sequence ATGAAAACAACCAAAAGTCAGGATAAGACCGAATCCCTTGTGTCTCTCGGTCAGGCCGGGGCTACAGAGTATAACTACAGCGCTCCCGGTCCCGAAATACTTGAAACCTTCCCGAACAATTTCCCGGGCAGGCCTTACATCATCAGCATTGAATTTCCGGAGTATACGTCGCTTTGCCCGGTTACCGGGCAACCTGATTTCGCGACTATCATTGTGGAATACATTCCCGATGAACTCTGTGTTGAGTCCAAGAGTTTCAAGCTGTACATGGGTGCTTACCGCAACCATCAGTCTTTTATGGAAACCATCACCAACAATATCCTCGATCATTTCGTCGGCCGTCTTTCCCCCCTGTGGATGCGGGTGAAAGGAATATTCTCACCTCGCGGCGGAACAGCGCTGCACGTTTTTGCTGAGCATTATAAAAAAGAAAGTGCGCAGTATGAAGATGTCCGGGAGATGGTTCGTGAATGGAAAATGGAATCATCTAGACATTCCGCTTAA
- a CDS encoding substrate-binding domain-containing protein: MNLRQLTPLISLFSILLFAIPAKADKYITLDQYIKLHPTEKILEERFNKIVKRNDVERLKEQFSPKIAIVYPGGQVSDYWRRSSKSFENRMKQYGATPRIFKFFINPSDSMGKQTETFQKALETEPDYLFFTLDAIRHQRMIEPILIKEKPKIILQNITTPLTAWEDKQPFMYVGFDHARGTRMLAEYFARKTDGRGSYAILLPNPGYLNEERGNTFISFMDSETSLKLATAFLTGINKEKARVATLNIVKQYPEVKFIYACSTDIALGAVEGLQETDMLQRIMVNGWGGGSPEIKAIQKGELDVTVMRINDDNGVAMADAVILDMLGKKSLIPLVFSGRFEILEKGVSAKRLHQLQQESFRYSGNE, from the coding sequence ATGAATCTCAGACAACTTACGCCCCTCATATCTCTCTTTTCAATTCTGCTTTTCGCGATACCTGCCAAAGCCGATAAATATATAACTCTCGACCAATATATAAAGCTTCATCCTACTGAAAAAATTCTGGAAGAACGCTTTAATAAAATAGTTAAAAGAAATGACGTTGAACGCCTGAAAGAACAATTCAGCCCTAAAATCGCCATTGTATATCCTGGCGGTCAAGTATCGGACTACTGGCGCAGGAGCAGTAAATCCTTTGAAAACAGGATGAAACAATACGGCGCAACTCCCCGCATTTTTAAATTTTTTATCAATCCCTCGGACTCAATGGGGAAGCAAACCGAAACTTTCCAGAAGGCTCTTGAAACCGAGCCTGACTATCTGTTTTTTACCCTTGATGCCATACGGCACCAAAGAATGATCGAACCTATCCTTATTAAAGAAAAACCGAAAATTATACTCCAAAACATAACCACCCCGCTCACAGCATGGGAAGATAAGCAGCCCTTTATGTACGTAGGTTTCGATCATGCACGGGGCACGAGGATGCTTGCAGAATATTTTGCCCGTAAAACTGATGGACGCGGCAGTTACGCTATTCTTCTGCCGAATCCCGGTTACTTAAATGAGGAAAGGGGCAATACTTTCATTTCATTTATGGACAGCGAAACTTCCCTTAAACTGGCGACAGCTTTCCTTACCGGAATCAATAAAGAAAAAGCACGGGTGGCAACTCTGAATATTGTCAAACAATACCCTGAAGTTAAGTTTATTTATGCCTGTTCCACTGACATTGCCCTCGGAGCAGTTGAAGGGCTGCAGGAGACGGACATGCTTCAACGGATTATGGTTAACGGCTGGGGCGGGGGCTCGCCTGAGATTAAAGCCATCCAAAAAGGAGAACTGGATGTAACGGTAATGCGCATCAATGATGACAACGGAGTAGCTATGGCCGATGCAGTGATTCTTGATATGCTTGGAAAAAAATCACTAATACCCCTTGTTTTTTCCGGCAGGTTTGAAATATTGGAAAAAGGTGTAAGTGCGAAGCGTCTGCACCAACTGCAACAGGAAAGCTTTCGCTACTCCGGAAACGAATAG
- a CDS encoding diguanylate cyclase codes for MEERAKILIVDDERLNLNVLSDLLRQEYKVVLAKNGNQALDRVNSDNPPDLVLLDVLMPEIDGYEVLRKIKSSDKSKDIPVIFVTALDSEHDEARGLEMGAVDYIRKPFHPPIVKARVKNHLTIARQRKLLEGLANLDGLTEMPNRRSFELALDREWRRCSRSGDKMSLAMLDVDCFKQYNDNYGHTAGDEVLKKVADVLQSEVQRPADVAARYGGEEFVILLPETDSDGGRYIAEKIRVLISELGIKHGFSSVSNVLTVSLGGVTVVPSSFSKSQDLTIGADSMLYEAKRRGRNMVLWTDLT; via the coding sequence ATGGAAGAGAGAGCTAAAATTCTGATTGTTGATGATGAGCGGTTGAATCTTAATGTACTTTCGGATTTATTGCGTCAGGAATACAAGGTTGTTTTGGCCAAGAATGGCAATCAGGCTCTTGACCGGGTTAATTCTGATAATCCACCTGATTTGGTTCTTCTGGATGTGCTTATGCCGGAAATAGACGGTTATGAAGTTCTGCGCAAAATCAAATCTTCTGATAAAAGTAAAGATATTCCGGTTATTTTTGTTACTGCCCTTGATTCCGAGCATGATGAGGCCCGTGGGCTTGAAATGGGAGCCGTGGATTATATCCGGAAACCTTTCCATCCTCCGATTGTCAAAGCAAGGGTCAAGAACCACCTGACCATAGCCAGACAGCGTAAGCTGTTGGAAGGCCTTGCCAATCTTGACGGTCTTACCGAAATGCCCAACCGCAGAAGCTTTGAGCTTGCTCTGGACAGAGAGTGGCGTCGTTGCAGCCGTTCCGGGGACAAAATGTCTCTGGCCATGCTCGATGTGGATTGTTTCAAGCAGTATAACGACAATTACGGGCATACAGCCGGAGACGAGGTTCTTAAGAAGGTCGCAGATGTACTGCAGTCCGAGGTTCAGCGCCCTGCTGATGTTGCCGCCCGATACGGTGGAGAAGAGTTTGTCATCCTGTTGCCAGAGACAGACTCAGATGGCGGCAGGTATATTGCCGAAAAGATCAGGGTCTTAATTTCCGAATTGGGTATCAAGCACGGTTTTTCCTCAGTCAGTAACGTGCTGACGGTAAGCCTTGGCGGAGTGACTGTGGTCCCTTCCTCTTTTTCAAAATCTCAGGATTTGACCATCGGCGCTGATTCCATGCTTTATGAGGCAAAGCGCAGGGGAAGAAATATGGTCCTTTGGACTGACCTGACCTGA
- a CDS encoding PAS domain S-box protein — MKFFSRKALGLTIQLLTPMLALVVVMGIFIFSWSFYLSKTTLENEIAIDIEKTESIVALSLNNTLEDIKDDLIEMTLNPNFRGAIISGDSETLDQKLYEFMDSRQGYLLDVLTIYREGRNWVEAGVIELPIVQLRNKFKNTMTTSPAWGYLSFRSLNNIRTMLVCAVPVFNEHTGEVAGILYGGIDLNSNVSFIDRLKKESAAINAALVSRHRLIISTSNPSKPEMKKLVDWTLGIKPGEFKIDEELIYSTIQLLPQQADSPLLFSFVRKNPSFQSLKENYMQNLGILLSLATLLAIFTAWGLQKRILKALKMLTDYAQNVAAGERETSFIPGRVKEFNQLGFMLENMVAKLDENNVYISKLFSSAKAPIINCDTTGVILDMNPAAAKLVGFDEKQVINKTLNNLFPGTYRETINKALEQAMKGDFTPVLELPIHPMEGDEKYFIWTFSPVRMEAKEDADFILLQGLDITESKKATQKAQESEARLSQVINLLPQEIFANDLEGKFLLVNSIKAEKMGLPAADITGKYLPEIIKDPVEVTRILEDDRMVIERNEKLLTEESFRDENRTTHWIETTRVPYISAENNTPAILTISTDISRIKEVEQEMKSLNKELVERVAMRTTELENANSALLKSMDELRQTQDKLVETEKMASLGELVAGVAHEINTPLGISVTSASFIKELTETLQHSFESGTMKKSDLEKFLKTGREALDNIMKNLERSATLISNFKQLAVDQSSEDVRQINLHEYIHGIMLSLKPKLKKYKHEIVVDCPKGLEINISPGSLMQVITNIITNSLTHAFPDTDQGKISITAERSGKGVKLIFSDNGIGMGTEQVMKVFEPFYTTARSEGYTGLGMHLVYNLVTRALNGNIECHSSPGEGTTYEIWFPEGE; from the coding sequence ATGAAATTTTTTTCAAGGAAAGCTCTGGGCCTTACAATACAACTACTTACGCCGATGCTGGCTTTGGTCGTTGTCATGGGAATATTCATATTTTCATGGTCTTTCTATTTGTCCAAAACCACCCTTGAAAACGAAATAGCCATTGATATTGAAAAGACCGAAAGCATTGTTGCCCTCTCTTTGAACAACACCCTTGAAGACATCAAGGATGACCTCATTGAAATGACCCTTAATCCAAATTTCCGGGGGGCAATCATTTCCGGGGACAGCGAAACCCTTGACCAGAAATTGTATGAATTCATGGACTCACGGCAAGGATATCTTCTGGATGTCCTGACCATTTACCGTGAAGGACGGAATTGGGTTGAAGCAGGGGTTATTGAACTGCCTATCGTACAACTGCGCAACAAATTCAAAAATACGATGACCACTTCTCCGGCGTGGGGTTATCTTTCATTCCGATCATTGAATAACATCAGGACCATGCTGGTCTGCGCTGTCCCGGTCTTTAATGAACATACCGGCGAAGTTGCCGGCATCCTTTACGGCGGAATAGATCTTAACTCCAATGTATCTTTTATTGACCGGCTGAAAAAAGAATCCGCGGCAATCAATGCTGCCCTTGTCAGCAGACACAGGCTGATCATAAGCACATCCAATCCATCCAAACCGGAGATGAAAAAGCTCGTTGACTGGACGCTGGGCATTAAGCCGGGTGAATTCAAAATAGACGAGGAACTGATTTACTCCACTATCCAGCTGCTCCCGCAACAGGCAGACAGCCCGCTGCTGTTCAGTTTTGTAAGGAAAAATCCCTCCTTTCAATCACTGAAAGAAAATTACATGCAGAATCTGGGCATCCTTCTTTCGCTGGCAACCCTCCTAGCTATCTTTACTGCTTGGGGATTACAAAAAAGAATCCTGAAGGCCCTGAAAATGTTGACAGACTACGCCCAAAATGTAGCTGCAGGAGAACGGGAAACAAGCTTCATCCCCGGTCGGGTAAAGGAATTCAACCAACTGGGCTTTATGCTGGAGAACATGGTTGCGAAGCTGGATGAAAACAACGTCTATATTTCCAAACTCTTCTCCTCGGCGAAAGCGCCTATTATCAACTGCGACACAACCGGAGTTATTCTTGATATGAATCCGGCAGCAGCAAAACTTGTGGGCTTCGACGAAAAACAGGTTATCAACAAAACACTGAATAATCTGTTTCCGGGCACCTACAGGGAAACAATAAACAAGGCACTTGAACAAGCCATGAAAGGAGACTTCACCCCGGTTCTGGAATTACCCATCCACCCGATGGAAGGAGATGAAAAATATTTTATCTGGACATTTTCCCCGGTACGAATGGAAGCCAAGGAAGATGCAGACTTTATCCTTCTACAGGGGCTTGATATTACTGAGAGCAAAAAAGCAACTCAGAAAGCGCAGGAAAGCGAAGCACGGCTGAGTCAGGTAATCAACCTGCTGCCGCAAGAAATATTCGCCAACGACCTTGAAGGCAAATTCCTGCTGGTCAACAGCATCAAAGCCGAAAAAATGGGCTTGCCAGCTGCAGATATCACCGGAAAATACCTTCCGGAAATAATCAAGGACCCGGTGGAAGTGACCCGTATTCTTGAAGATGACCGCATGGTCATTGAAAGGAATGAAAAACTTCTGACCGAAGAAAGCTTCCGTGACGAAAACCGGACTACCCACTGGATTGAAACAACACGGGTTCCTTATATTTCGGCTGAAAACAATACCCCGGCCATACTGACTATCTCCACTGACATTTCCCGCATCAAAGAAGTTGAGCAGGAAATGAAATCCTTGAACAAAGAACTGGTGGAAAGGGTCGCAATGCGAACAACGGAATTGGAAAATGCCAACTCCGCACTGCTGAAATCGATGGATGAACTGCGCCAGACTCAGGATAAGCTGGTGGAAACAGAAAAAATGGCTTCCCTCGGAGAGCTTGTTGCAGGTGTAGCCCACGAAATCAATACCCCGCTGGGCATCAGCGTAACCAGTGCTTCTTTTATTAAAGAATTGACTGAAACCCTGCAGCACAGCTTTGAATCGGGAACCATGAAGAAGTCCGATCTTGAAAAATTCCTGAAAACTGGCCGAGAAGCCCTCGACAACATAATGAAGAATCTTGAGCGCTCAGCAACACTTATCAGTAACTTCAAACAACTGGCAGTGGACCAGTCCTCAGAGGATGTCCGCCAGATCAACCTGCACGAATACATACACGGAATCATGCTGTCACTGAAACCAAAACTAAAGAAATACAAGCATGAAATCGTTGTAGACTGCCCCAAGGGGCTGGAAATCAATATCTCACCCGGGTCTTTAATGCAGGTCATAACAAATATTATAACCAACTCTCTGACCCATGCATTCCCGGATACAGACCAAGGCAAAATATCTATTACAGCCGAGCGCAGCGGCAAGGGCGTCAAACTTATCTTCTCAGATAATGGTATCGGTATGGGAACGGAACAGGTGATGAAAGTATTTGAACCGTTTTACACCACGGCCAGAAGTGAGGGATATACAGGTCTGGGCATGCACCTGGTGTACAACCTCGTAACCAGAGCATTGAACGGAAACATTGAATGCCATAGTTCTCCGGGAGAAGGAACCACATACGAAATATGGTTTCCTGAAGGAGAATAG
- a CDS encoding queuosine precursor transporter, with amino-acid sequence MLSSTFERKAFTLLTSLFIGSLVMAAVVSTKIINIFGFYAPAGVLAYSITFIVSDIISEIWGKERANEVIHCGFIALLTAIALSWAALYWTPAPFWNGQEGFASVLGNTPRIVLASLMAYLVSQTNDVWLFHFLRKLTKGNHLWLRNNLSTIVSQLIDSTIFVTVAFYGVMPVIDIIIGQWVAKICIAFLDTPLVYAGVNLLRQRTPLAATI; translated from the coding sequence ATGCTCTCTTCAACATTTGAACGCAAAGCGTTCACTCTTCTGACGAGCCTTTTCATAGGCTCGCTGGTCATGGCCGCGGTTGTATCAACCAAGATCATCAACATCTTCGGCTTTTACGCCCCCGCTGGAGTACTGGCTTACTCTATTACCTTTATTGTCTCAGATATTATCAGTGAAATCTGGGGAAAGGAAAGGGCAAACGAAGTTATCCATTGCGGATTCATCGCCCTGTTGACAGCCATTGCCCTTTCATGGGCCGCCCTGTACTGGACACCCGCCCCCTTCTGGAACGGGCAGGAAGGTTTTGCAAGTGTACTCGGCAATACCCCGCGCATAGTACTTGCCTCTTTGATGGCGTATCTGGTCAGCCAGACCAATGATGTCTGGCTCTTCCATTTCCTGCGCAAGCTGACCAAAGGCAATCATCTCTGGCTGCGCAACAACCTCTCAACCATTGTTTCACAGCTCATTGATTCTACCATCTTCGTTACTGTCGCCTTCTACGGCGTCATGCCCGTAATAGATATCATCATCGGTCAATGGGTCGCAAAAATCTGCATTGCCTTTCTGGACACACCGCTGGTCTATGCCGGAGTAAACCTGCTTAGACAACGTACACCGCTGGCCGCCACAATCTGA
- a CDS encoding response regulator — protein sequence MTFKTSGNDFSFRFKFLYAFLLLFWFIVPKFCIAAGNVYADHVVQDNSSFPLKLTPEEEEFIRKGVPLRISEVDWEPLSIIDDKGQFRGIIADYMNIISEISGLKFKFVNSDSWADVLRKYTDGDLDVLPALSNEDMVGRKVLFSDVYVSFPLVIVTGEKYGSVRDLSQLNGKRVAAGQSYTSYHYVEENYPDIELVGTSDVEDGLLLLTKGQVDAFVGHLAVVVDNMHRLGVENLKIAGTARFKFEHRIGVSPEFPQALSIINKSLAAISDNSHREIRKKWFDVRYEQSVDYTEILLLFAFMALALTAIIFWNRKLFKLNESLNTEVAQRRRMEKVHSILYEIALSVSRVSGIDEFYSLVQGQVNQLMHARNFYIAAYDRETDMISFPYFSDEKEEAPESRKMGIGLTDYVVKTGEPLFGDFATRMTLREEGEYVLIGPECDIWLGVPLKLQGEVVGVMAVQSYSEKESLDRTDFEVLLFLSSYVGFAFERLYLMEQGRKKNEALKEREIKYRAIFDNASEAILLMDLDYNFFSANPEAVSMFRCGSEKELLSFRPENLISPNQLDGKSSSALLDEWVGTTIDAGGLDFDLICRRSDGEEFFASVRARKMVISGTPFIQATLRDVTENRRSKEEIERSVSLLTATIESSADGILAVDGYGQVVAWNSRFSSMWNISDHVLRSGVVSDVFGYIAEQLKEGSSVHGLWDYSLESEAGQVEELILRDGRIVEKYSNPQRVGADVVGRVWSFRDVTRRRLSENELRDSYQRLNDIIEFLPDPTIVIDSNGVVLAWNKAVEEVTGVSKQDMIGKSNYEYALPFYGERRPILIDSALKDDLAPLIDRYESLERRFGMLYGEVYTPRAFNGQGAYFWGVAGPLRDHSGKIVGAVECMRNVTERRRVEQELNRARLAAEAATRAKSEFLANMSHEIRTPMNSIIGFGHLMRSVDLDPAHREYLNKMMSSADSLLSIIGDILDFSKIEAGKFVLESVEFQLDHVLEKICNMVAVKAESKGIDFVLSVGSDVPLSLRGDPLRLEQVLTNLVNNAVKFTEKGEVNLVVSCEENCTGEGQIKFLVRDSGIGLSSEEISVLFNSFTQADASTTRKYGGTGLGLAIARSLVELMGGTVSVESKPGEGSSFYFTVQLTAMDKECPLVLPAGKEGLKALVIESNLMAREFIRSTMEKSGVAVVVDSTASSALERLENTIDIDGFGLILISGKIQDMHVFEVVERIRNISELKHVPIILMAPVNMDDSFRREAALTGVDGFVTRPVSRFSLYTVMQGEFNDVPQNVLSETDAHGTVDLDLTGQIPKILLVEDNELNQQVAKRMLEGMGLEVDVAGNGRKALEALEAEAYNLVIMDIQMPEMDGLTAARIIRSDERYGNLPILAMTAHAMPGDREKSLEAGMNEHLTKPIEPEELKKTLVKYLNAAEIVYVPSSSDFPDVDEEFPDLPGIDCARGLRNIGGNKTSYLKVLQGFKDRYVDFQDELKAALIDSGPEQALMKIHSLKGISGNIGAVKLYEFCRLLEGDLREEGRSGYEEDLLLFVSELDLVIKGLQGLKVADEDSSREYVYDKEKSFNLINKLYIMLGEGDVECGDVLDELRNHFNPERFEGQLAELSRFIDNFDFDDARFLLDRIAVELNIQLNKG from the coding sequence TTGACTTTTAAGACTTCGGGCAATGATTTTTCTTTTCGTTTTAAATTTCTTTACGCTTTTTTATTGCTGTTCTGGTTTATAGTTCCAAAATTTTGCATCGCTGCCGGAAATGTATATGCAGATCATGTTGTTCAGGACAATTCATCGTTTCCTTTGAAATTAACTCCCGAAGAAGAGGAGTTTATCAGAAAAGGAGTGCCGCTCAGAATCAGTGAGGTGGACTGGGAGCCATTGTCCATAATTGATGATAAAGGGCAGTTTAGGGGAATTATTGCTGACTATATGAATATCATTTCTGAGATATCAGGCTTGAAATTCAAATTTGTCAACAGTGATTCATGGGCTGATGTTCTACGTAAGTATACTGACGGTGATCTTGATGTCCTTCCTGCTTTGAGCAACGAGGATATGGTCGGGCGCAAAGTCCTTTTTTCTGATGTGTATGTTTCATTTCCTCTGGTTATCGTTACCGGTGAAAAGTACGGCTCTGTGCGGGATTTGTCGCAGCTGAACGGCAAGAGGGTTGCCGCCGGGCAATCATATACCAGTTACCATTATGTTGAAGAAAATTATCCAGATATTGAACTTGTCGGCACTTCCGATGTGGAGGATGGACTTCTTCTGCTGACCAAGGGGCAGGTGGATGCCTTTGTGGGCCATCTTGCCGTGGTTGTAGATAATATGCACAGACTCGGAGTTGAAAATCTTAAAATTGCAGGAACCGCCAGATTTAAGTTTGAACATCGGATAGGTGTCTCCCCGGAGTTCCCTCAAGCTTTATCTATTATCAATAAATCTCTTGCTGCCATCAGTGACAATTCCCATCGTGAAATTCGTAAAAAATGGTTCGACGTACGTTATGAACAGTCGGTGGACTATACCGAGATTTTGCTTCTTTTTGCATTCATGGCTCTTGCTCTTACCGCAATCATTTTTTGGAACCGTAAACTTTTCAAGCTGAATGAATCCCTGAACACAGAAGTTGCGCAGCGTCGTCGCATGGAGAAGGTGCATAGCATTCTTTATGAGATAGCCCTGTCAGTATCCCGGGTTTCAGGTATCGATGAGTTTTATTCCCTCGTGCAGGGACAGGTTAACCAGCTGATGCATGCGCGAAATTTTTACATTGCTGCCTATGACCGGGAAACTGATATGATCAGCTTCCCGTATTTTTCTGATGAGAAGGAGGAGGCCCCGGAGTCACGGAAAATGGGGATCGGATTGACTGATTATGTTGTCAAAACCGGAGAACCTTTATTCGGTGATTTTGCTACCCGTATGACGCTTCGTGAAGAAGGGGAGTACGTGCTTATCGGTCCTGAATGCGATATCTGGCTTGGTGTCCCCTTGAAACTTCAAGGAGAAGTTGTGGGGGTTATGGCTGTCCAAAGCTATAGCGAAAAAGAGTCTCTTGATAGGACAGATTTTGAAGTTTTGCTGTTCCTTTCCTCATACGTGGGGTTTGCCTTTGAACGACTGTATCTTATGGAGCAGGGGAGGAAAAAGAATGAGGCCTTGAAGGAAAGGGAGATAAAGTATCGAGCAATTTTCGATAATGCCAGTGAAGCAATATTACTGATGGATTTGGATTACAATTTCTTTAGTGCCAACCCTGAAGCTGTTTCAATGTTCCGCTGCGGATCTGAGAAAGAACTGCTTTCGTTTCGGCCGGAGAACCTGATTTCTCCCAACCAACTGGACGGGAAATCTTCCAGTGCACTTCTGGACGAGTGGGTAGGTACAACTATTGATGCCGGGGGACTCGATTTTGACCTTATTTGCCGGAGGTCAGACGGGGAAGAATTTTTTGCCAGTGTACGTGCGCGCAAGATGGTTATCAGTGGAACCCCCTTTATTCAGGCTACCTTGAGAGATGTCACCGAGAATCGCCGGAGCAAAGAAGAGATTGAACGCTCTGTCTCCCTTCTGACCGCAACCATTGAATCCTCTGCTGACGGTATTCTTGCTGTGGACGGTTACGGACAGGTAGTGGCATGGAACTCTCGTTTTTCAAGCATGTGGAATATTTCGGATCATGTCTTGCGTTCCGGGGTTGTCTCGGACGTGTTCGGTTATATTGCTGAACAGTTGAAAGAGGGTTCTTCCGTTCACGGCCTTTGGGATTATTCTCTGGAGTCAGAGGCGGGGCAGGTTGAGGAACTCATATTGCGGGATGGAAGAATTGTAGAAAAATATTCCAATCCTCAGCGTGTAGGAGCCGATGTTGTCGGCAGGGTCTGGAGTTTTCGAGATGTTACCAGAAGGCGTTTGAGCGAAAATGAATTGCGGGATTCCTATCAGCGGCTGAATGATATTATCGAGTTCCTGCCTGACCCGACAATTGTTATCGATAGTAACGGGGTTGTTCTGGCATGGAATAAAGCAGTTGAAGAGGTTACCGGGGTCAGCAAGCAGGATATGATCGGCAAGTCTAATTACGAGTATGCATTGCCTTTTTATGGTGAGCGCAGGCCGATTCTTATTGATTCAGCTCTTAAAGACGATCTAGCTCCATTGATTGACCGGTATGAGTCATTGGAGCGACGTTTCGGAATGCTTTATGGAGAAGTATATACTCCTAGGGCTTTCAATGGACAGGGTGCATATTTTTGGGGAGTTGCCGGACCGTTGCGCGATCATTCCGGTAAGATTGTCGGTGCTGTTGAGTGTATGCGTAATGTTACTGAACGTAGAAGGGTGGAACAGGAACTCAACCGGGCAAGGCTGGCAGCGGAAGCAGCAACACGTGCTAAATCTGAATTCCTTGCCAATATGAGTCATGAGATTCGTACCCCCATGAACAGCATCATCGGATTCGGACACTTGATGAGAAGTGTCGATCTTGATCCGGCGCATCGCGAGTACTTGAACAAGATGATGTCTTCGGCTGATTCCCTGTTGTCGATTATCGGTGACATCCTTGACTTTTCGAAGATTGAAGCCGGTAAGTTCGTGCTGGAGTCTGTCGAGTTCCAATTGGACCATGTGCTGGAAAAAATCTGCAATATGGTTGCAGTTAAAGCTGAGTCCAAGGGTATTGATTTTGTCCTATCTGTTGGTTCTGATGTTCCGTTAAGCCTGCGCGGTGACCCGTTGCGCCTTGAACAGGTGCTGACTAATCTTGTAAACAATGCGGTTAAGTTTACTGAGAAGGGGGAAGTGAACCTTGTTGTCTCCTGTGAGGAAAACTGCACCGGTGAAGGGCAGATAAAGTTTCTTGTGCGGGACAGCGGGATCGGGTTGAGCAGCGAAGAAATATCTGTACTCTTTAATTCTTTTACGCAGGCTGATGCCTCTACTACCCGTAAATATGGTGGAACAGGGCTGGGGCTGGCTATTGCCCGTTCCCTCGTGGAGCTGATGGGCGGGACAGTCAGTGTTGAGAGTAAGCCCGGAGAGGGAAGCTCCTTTTATTTTACAGTGCAACTGACCGCGATGGATAAGGAATGCCCATTGGTCTTGCCGGCAGGTAAAGAGGGGCTGAAGGCTCTTGTGATCGAGAGTAATCTGATGGCCCGTGAATTCATTCGGTCCACAATGGAAAAATCCGGTGTTGCAGTTGTGGTGGACAGCACGGCTTCAAGTGCACTTGAACGGCTTGAAAATACTATAGATATAGACGGATTCGGATTGATTCTGATTTCTGGAAAAATTCAGGACATGCATGTTTTTGAGGTAGTTGAGCGGATTCGGAATATTTCCGAGTTGAAGCATGTTCCGATCATTTTAATGGCCCCTGTGAATATGGATGATTCCTTTCGCAGGGAAGCCGCACTGACTGGTGTTGACGGGTTTGTTACCCGGCCGGTTTCGCGATTTTCATTGTATACTGTTATGCAGGGTGAATTTAATGATGTCCCGCAGAATGTTTTATCCGAGACAGATGCGCATGGCACCGTTGATTTGGACTTAACCGGGCAGATTCCTAAAATTCTGCTTGTGGAAGATAATGAGCTCAACCAGCAGGTTGCGAAGAGAATGCTGGAAGGCATGGGCCTTGAAGTGGATGTGGCAGGTAATGGCCGCAAGGCTTTGGAGGCATTGGAAGCTGAGGCTTACAATCTGGTCATCATGGATATTCAGATGCCTGAAATGGACGGGCTGACTGCGGCAAGGATAATTCGGTCCGATGAGCGTTACGGTAATCTGCCTATTCTGGCTATGACAGCCCACGCTATGCCGGGGGACAGGGAGAAGAGTCTTGAAGCAGGTATGAATGAACATTTGACTAAGCCCATTGAACCGGAAGAATTGAAAAAAACTTTGGTAAAATATCTGAATGCAGCTGAAATTGTTTACGTGCCTTCTTCCAGTGATTTCCCGGATGTGGATGAAGAATTTCCGGATTTGCCAGGAATAGACTGTGCAAGGGGGCTGCGTAATATCGGTGGTAATAAGACAAGTTACCTGAAAGTATTGCAAGGCTTCAAAGACCGGTATGTAGATTTTCAAGATGAATTGAAGGCTGCCCTGATAGATTCAGGACCGGAACAGGCCTTGATGAAAATTCATTCCTTGAAAGGAATTTCCGGAAATATCGGAGCTGTAAAACTTTACGAATTCTGTCGTCTTCTGGAGGGAGATCTACGGGAGGAAGGGCGTAGCGGGTATGAGGAAGATTTATTGCTTTTTGTTTCGGAGCTTGATTTGGTAATCAAGGGATTGCAGGGGCTTAAGGTTGCCGATGAGGATAGTTCCCGTGAATATGTGTACGATAAAGAAAAAAGTTTTAATCTTATCAATAAGCTGTATATAATGCTTGGTGAAGGAGATGTTGAATGCGGCGATGTTCTTGACGAATTGAGAAATCATTTTAATCCGGAACGTTTTGAAGGGCAGCTTGCAGAGTTAAGCCGTTTCATTGATAATTTTGATTTTGATGATGCCCGTTTCCTGCTGGACAGAATCGCTGTGGAATTGAATATCCAGTTGAATAAAGGATAG